A portion of the Brevundimonas pondensis genome contains these proteins:
- a CDS encoding energy transducer TonB has product MSDEGRAITNPSWLQAPEPAFPRAALRKGVETGAVSLECQADAQGRISACEIVDETPPGAGFGAETVRAAMKARIRPRLIDGEPAASQVAFTVRYRLE; this is encoded by the coding sequence ATGAGCGACGAGGGGCGGGCGATCACCAATCCGTCGTGGCTGCAGGCCCCGGAGCCGGCCTTTCCACGCGCCGCCCTGAGAAAGGGTGTCGAGACCGGCGCGGTTTCGCTGGAATGTCAGGCTGACGCCCAGGGGCGGATCAGCGCGTGTGAGATTGTCGACGAGACGCCGCCGGGGGCCGGTTTCGGCGCTGAGACGGTGCGGGCGGCCATGAAGGCGCGCATCCGGCCGCGGTTGATCGACGGGGAGCCTGCCGCAAGTCAGGTGGCCTTCACCGTGCGGTACCGGCTGGAATAG
- a CDS encoding MgtC/SapB family protein, with the protein MTIGEALAGTLDWALIGPVAAAMVAGGLIGIERTYHGHPAGFRTHILVCMTSCVLMLAAMHQSTWAFVALPDQRLVIDPTRMSHGILTGIGFLCAGVIFREGFSVHGLTTAASLWTTSAVGVMFGIGMWDLGLIAGGATLLVLAILRFLDARLPHVGVVDVTLRWARGSAPGEATLRGLLADSGLKPVRVGHVVSHDGQIHEHHIKARGPMPLRVDDLSARLAQQGGLAGFSVMPRDD; encoded by the coding sequence ATGACGATAGGCGAGGCGTTGGCCGGAACGCTGGACTGGGCCCTGATCGGGCCGGTGGCGGCGGCGATGGTCGCAGGCGGGCTGATCGGGATCGAGCGGACCTATCACGGCCATCCGGCGGGGTTCCGCACCCATATCCTGGTCTGCATGACCTCCTGCGTGCTGATGCTGGCGGCCATGCATCAGTCGACCTGGGCCTTTGTCGCCCTGCCGGACCAGAGGCTTGTGATCGATCCTACAAGGATGTCGCACGGCATCCTGACCGGCATCGGCTTCCTGTGCGCCGGGGTCATCTTCCGCGAGGGGTTTTCGGTACACGGCCTGACCACGGCGGCCTCGCTGTGGACCACCTCGGCGGTGGGGGTGATGTTCGGCATCGGCATGTGGGACCTGGGTCTGATCGCCGGGGGCGCGACCCTGCTGGTCCTGGCCATCCTGAGGTTCCTCGACGCCCGCCTGCCGCATGTCGGGGTGGTGGACGTGACCCTGCGCTGGGCGCGGGGATCGGCGCCGGGCGAGGCGACCTTGCGCGGCCTGCTGGCGGACAGCGGGCTGAAGCCGGTGCGCGTCGGCCATGTGGTCAGCCACGACGGTCAGATCCACGAACACCACATCAAGGCGCGCGGGCCCATGCCCCTGCGAGTCGACGACCTGTCGGCGCGGTTGGCGCAGCAGGGCGGGCTGGCGGGGTTCTCGGTCATGCCCAGAGACGACTGA